The following proteins come from a genomic window of Labeo rohita strain BAU-BD-2019 chromosome 25, IGBB_LRoh.1.0, whole genome shotgun sequence:
- the spi1a gene encoding transcription factor PU.1a encodes MLHYRMDVISPLSEELIPYDSDTRPIYDFYPYLSTDPQTHPESGWDYAGVHAHHSDFEPPQGNHFTELHPSTYRYGDVESFHPSVDSGMGTLLPVVPPQYTYVPHPLYQRSPVPHCSTDDEDPGGRSPPFEVSEGEEDNDRHPGISSTLSGNKRKVRLYQFLLDLLQDGDMRDCIWWVDRERGVFQFSSKHKETLAGRWGQQKGNRKRMTYQKMARALRNYGKTGEVKKVKKKLTYQFSGEVMRRMTADRRQYHH; translated from the exons ATGTTGCATTACAGAATGGATGTTATTTCCCCT ctGTCAGAAGAATTAATTCCATATGATTCAGACACTCGGCCGATATATGACTTCTACCCGTATCTCAGTACTGACCCTCAGACTCATCCAG AAAGTGGATGGGACTATGCAGGCGTTCATGCCCATCACAGTGACTTTGAGCCGCCTCAAGGAAACCATTTCACCGAGCTCCATCCCAGCACATACCGCTATGGAGATGTGGAGTCTTTCCATCCATCCGTAGATTCAGGGATGGGAACACTTTTACCCGTAGTTCCTCCACAG TATACTTACGTTCCTCACCCACTGTACCAACGATCCCCCGTCCCCCACTGCAGCACTGATGATGAGGACCCTGGGGGACGCAGTCCACCCTTTGAGGTCTCAGAGGGTGAGGAAGACAATGACAGACATCCAGGCATCTCTAGCACTCTATCAG GAAACAAGCGGAAAGTGCGTCTCTATCAGTTCCTCCTGGACCTTCTGCAGGACGGAGACATGCGGGACTGCATCTGGTGGGTGGACCGAGAGCGTGGCGTCTTTCAGTTCTCCTCCAAACACAAGGAGACACTCGCTGGCCGCTGGGGCCAGCAAAAGGGCAACCGCAAGAGAATGACCTACCAGAAGATGGCCAGGGCGCTGCGCAACTACGGCAAGACCGGCGAGGTCAAAAAGGTCAAGAAGAAGCTCACGTACCAGTTCAGCGGCGAAGTGATGAGGAGGATGACAGCGGATAGGAGGCAGTATCATCACTGA